From one Kiritimatiellia bacterium genomic stretch:
- the hemW gene encoding radical SAM family heme chaperone HemW, whose protein sequence is MNPRPDSRRRGLYIHAPFCDGKCFYCAFYSRPYESTLARRYLSALETELKQRPPLVVETVYFGGGTPTVFSSSELRELCRIVARNVSLTGLKEWTVEANPGSLTPGKLDVLAAAGVNRISLGAQSFDDAALKWLGRRHTAADIYKAVRMVKSAGFDNFGMDIIACIPGFPPDTWRQTISAVVALGPKHISVYALTVEEGARLAAGAPSKKRAFRLLSEDEELADLYLAEKILADAGYEHYEISNYARPGFECRHNVACWRGGEYIGIGPAAASHAGLKRWTNRADLGKYLASLERGEKPPRSVDACGEKTRRIEKVVFGLRLSAGVSAETAAGCEKPLRALRAQGLVACANGCWRLTERGKYLADYVGIEIMTWADRPGGG, encoded by the coding sequence ACTTTATATTCATGCGCCCTTCTGCGACGGCAAATGCTTTTATTGCGCTTTTTATTCGCGGCCTTATGAAAGCACATTGGCGCGCCGCTATCTCTCCGCGCTGGAAACGGAATTGAAACAGCGTCCGCCCCTGGTCGTGGAAACAGTTTATTTCGGCGGCGGCACGCCGACCGTATTTTCATCTTCGGAGCTGCGCGAACTGTGCCGGATAGTGGCGCGGAATGTTTCCCTGACCGGCCTGAAAGAATGGACCGTTGAGGCCAATCCGGGTTCGCTCACGCCCGGCAAGCTGGACGTGCTGGCCGCGGCCGGCGTCAACCGCATCAGTCTCGGCGCGCAGTCGTTTGACGATGCGGCGCTGAAATGGCTCGGCCGCCGCCACACTGCGGCCGATATTTACAAGGCCGTGCGGATGGTTAAGTCGGCGGGGTTTGACAATTTCGGGATGGATATCATCGCCTGTATCCCGGGTTTTCCCCCGGACACTTGGCGCCAAACAATCTCCGCTGTTGTTGCGCTCGGGCCGAAGCATATTTCGGTTTACGCCCTCACCGTGGAGGAAGGCGCGCGGCTGGCCGCCGGTGCGCCGTCAAAAAAGCGCGCTTTCAGGCTTCTCTCCGAGGATGAGGAGCTTGCGGATCTTTATCTTGCCGAAAAAATCCTGGCGGACGCGGGGTATGAACATTATGAAATTTCAAACTACGCCCGGCCGGGTTTTGAATGCCGGCATAACGTTGCCTGCTGGCGAGGAGGGGAGTATATCGGAATTGGCCCCGCAGCCGCCTCGCATGCCGGATTAAAACGCTGGACAAACCGGGCGGATCTTGGAAAATATCTTGCGTCCCTTGAACGCGGCGAAAAACCGCCGCGTTCCGTTGATGCGTGCGGCGAAAAAACCAGGCGGATTGAGAAAGTTGTTTTTGGCCTGCGTTTGAGCGCGGGCGTCAGCGCGGAAACGGCGGCCGGCTGCGAAAAACCGCTGCGCGCTTTGCGCGCGCAGGGACTGGTTGCATGCGCAAACGGCTGCTGGCGGCTGACGGAGCGCGGAAAATACCTGGCGGATTACGTCGGGATTGAAATCATGACCTGGGCGGACCGGCCCGGCGGGGGATAG
- the fmt gene encoding methionyl-tRNA formyltransferase, with protein sequence MRIIFMGSSEFACPALELILKTGRDEVVAVVSQPERPSGRRRRTKKCPVDEFVSRASIRTLTPENVNAPESIAALRALAPELIVVVAYGQILKSSLLKLPPQGCVNLHGSRLPQYRGAAPIQWAIARGERMTGVTTMFINEKMDGGDIILRAEERIAPDDTALSLSRRLAEKGAELLLESLAQIRDGRAPRIKQDESEVSYAPRLKKTDGRVDWIMPAKELSDRIRGFQPWPCCYFTLQAETARLASGAATVKILRARVEPGGGAEPGAVLETCGAGPLIQTGSGALRLLEVQPEGRKPMEGKAFLCGGKISRGEILA encoded by the coding sequence ATGAGAATAATTTTTATGGGATCGTCTGAATTCGCCTGCCCGGCGCTGGAATTGATCCTGAAAACCGGGCGCGATGAAGTTGTTGCGGTCGTCAGCCAGCCGGAGCGGCCGAGCGGCCGGCGCCGGCGGACTAAAAAATGCCCGGTTGATGAATTTGTCTCACGCGCATCCATCCGGACGCTGACGCCGGAAAATGTGAATGCGCCGGAAAGCATCGCGGCATTGCGGGCGCTTGCGCCGGAACTCATCGTGGTTGTGGCCTATGGCCAGATATTAAAGTCTTCCCTGCTCAAGCTCCCGCCGCAAGGCTGCGTCAATCTGCATGGTTCGCGGTTGCCACAATACCGGGGGGCGGCTCCGATTCAATGGGCCATTGCCCGCGGCGAACGGATGACCGGCGTAACGACCATGTTCATCAATGAAAAAATGGACGGAGGCGACATTATTCTGCGGGCGGAGGAAAGGATTGCGCCGGATGACACCGCCCTTTCCCTTTCCCGCCGGCTGGCCGAAAAAGGCGCCGAGCTTCTGCTTGAATCGCTGGCGCAGATCCGGGACGGCCGCGCCCCGCGAATAAAACAGGACGAATCGGAAGTTTCCTATGCCCCGCGCCTGAAAAAAACCGACGGCCGGGTTGACTGGATTATGCCGGCCAAAGAGCTTTCCGACCGTATTCGGGGTTTTCAACCCTGGCCCTGTTGTTATTTTACACTGCAGGCGGAAACGGCGCGGCTTGCATCCGGCGCCGCAACCGTGAAGATTCTGCGCGCCCGGGTTGAGCCCGGCGGCGGAGCGGAACCCGGCGCGGTCCTTGAAACCTGCGGCGCCGGCCCGCTGATTCAGACCGGTTCCGGCGCTCTGCGCCTTCTTGAAGTCCAACCCGAGGGGCGGAAACCGATGGAAGGAAAAGCCTTTCTTTGCGGCGGAAAAATTTCGCGGGGGGAAATTTTAGCGTAA
- a CDS encoding AAA family ATPase, with translation MSDDKTKPSPEDLRRQVEDMLRNGRFAPIMGFPRPEDAAAGGREEAAAGNAEKLRKISEFNLKPREIKDYLDRFVIQQQEAKKALAVAICDHYNHARQCLRNPDLREREYAKQNIILLGPTGVGKTYLMRCIARLIGVPFVKSDATKFSETGYVGHDVEDLVRDLVRLAGGDVALAQYGIIYIDEIDKIASAPNAAGRDVSGRGVQVNLLKLMEETDVNLQSQTDILGQMEAIMQFQKTGKTASRTINTRHILFIVSGAFESIADCVRRRMAKSAIGFAVETKERESCEYLKKARTMDFIAGGFEPEFIGRLPVRVVCDQLTAEDLKQILISSEDNILTQYQRDFSGFGIDFSITTEAIDEVARQAITEQTGARGLMTVMERAFRNYKFQLPSTVVKSFEATRETILDPDAALKKILRANRDSQRVLLRGEIADFISRFRETHGLELVFSDDAVDLLVEMSVEQDKSVRAICARKFKDFQHGLKIIANNTGQTSFVIAPETVRNPDEALSAWIVASFQTKADGPPSKTSR, from the coding sequence ATGAGTGACGATAAAACCAAACCATCTCCGGAGGATCTTCGCCGACAGGTTGAAGACATGTTGCGCAACGGCCGCTTTGCGCCGATCATGGGCTTTCCGCGGCCGGAAGACGCCGCCGCCGGCGGCCGGGAGGAAGCCGCGGCCGGAAATGCGGAAAAATTGCGCAAAATCAGCGAATTCAACCTGAAACCGCGTGAGATCAAAGACTATCTTGACCGCTTTGTCATTCAGCAACAGGAGGCCAAAAAGGCGCTCGCCGTGGCGATCTGCGACCATTATAACCATGCGCGGCAATGTTTGCGCAATCCCGACCTGCGCGAGCGTGAATACGCCAAGCAGAATATAATCCTGCTCGGGCCGACCGGCGTCGGGAAGACTTACCTGATGCGCTGCATTGCGCGGCTGATCGGCGTCCCGTTCGTAAAATCGGACGCCACCAAGTTCTCGGAGACCGGCTACGTGGGGCACGACGTTGAAGATCTGGTGCGCGATCTTGTCCGCCTCGCCGGCGGCGACGTTGCGCTTGCCCAGTACGGCATCATTTATATTGACGAAATAGACAAAATCGCCTCGGCTCCGAATGCGGCCGGCCGCGACGTTTCCGGGCGCGGCGTGCAGGTCAACCTCTTGAAACTGATGGAGGAAACCGATGTCAATCTGCAGAGCCAGACGGACATTCTCGGCCAGATGGAAGCCATCATGCAGTTCCAGAAGACCGGCAAAACGGCTTCGCGCACCATCAATACCCGCCATATCCTTTTTATCGTCAGCGGCGCCTTTGAATCAATCGCCGATTGTGTGCGCCGGCGGATGGCCAAGTCGGCGATCGGTTTTGCGGTGGAAACGAAGGAGCGGGAGTCCTGCGAGTATCTGAAAAAAGCCCGGACCATGGATTTTATTGCGGGCGGTTTTGAGCCGGAATTTATCGGGCGCCTGCCGGTGCGGGTTGTCTGCGACCAGCTGACCGCGGAAGATTTGAAACAGATTTTGATTTCTTCGGAGGACAATATATTGACCCAGTATCAGCGTGATTTCAGCGGTTTTGGCATAGATTTTTCCATTACCACCGAGGCGATTGACGAAGTTGCGCGGCAGGCAATCACGGAGCAAACCGGCGCGCGGGGCCTGATGACGGTGATGGAGCGGGCCTTCCGGAATTACAAATTCCAACTGCCCTCTACGGTTGTTAAATCTTTTGAGGCCACCCGTGAAACCATCCTTGACCCGGACGCGGCCCTGAAAAAAATACTGCGCGCCAACCGCGACTCGCAGAGGGTTTTGCTGCGCGGTGAAATTGCCGATTTCATAAGCCGTTTCCGGGAAACGCACGGGCTGGAACTCGTTTTCAGCGACGATGCCGTTGATTTGCTGGTGGAAATGAGCGTGGAACAGGATAAATCCGTCCGGGCAATCTGCGCGCGGAAGTTCAAGGATTTTCAACACGGCCTGAAAATCATCGCCAACAACACCGGCCAGACTTCGTTCGTGATCGCTCCGGAAACGGTCAGAAATCCGGACGAGGCGCTTTCCGCCTGGATCGTTGCGAGCTTTCAAACCAAGGCGGACGGCCCGCCATCCAAAACTTCCCGCTGA
- the queC gene encoding 7-cyano-7-deazaguanine synthase QueC, which produces MKEKAVILLSGGLDSTTLLHYLRKQLECEAIYALTFNYGQKHFARELSCARWQIRRLSVREHLVVDISFFKRFIGKSSALTSRFNPIPDYAAIRPRELSQPPTYVPNRNMILLALACAHAEALAITRVYYAAQRQDYYGYWDCSKQFVAGMNKVLRLNHRQAVRIEAPFAGAGKKQVLRTGLALGVDYAHTWSCYRGHKKACGQCPSCVERMAAFKANKVRDPLEYK; this is translated from the coding sequence ATGAAAGAAAAAGCAGTCATTCTATTAAGCGGCGGGCTGGATTCAACGACCCTCCTGCACTATCTGCGCAAGCAACTGGAATGCGAGGCGATTTACGCGCTTACCTTCAATTACGGCCAGAAACATTTTGCGCGCGAACTCTCCTGCGCGCGCTGGCAAATCCGCCGCCTGTCCGTCCGCGAGCATCTCGTTGTTGATATTTCTTTTTTTAAACGGTTTATCGGAAAATCTTCCGCATTGACCTCCCGCTTTAATCCGATTCCGGATTACGCCGCCATCCGGCCGCGGGAACTTTCGCAGCCGCCCACTTATGTGCCCAACCGCAACATGATCCTGCTCGCGCTGGCCTGCGCCCATGCCGAGGCGCTGGCCATAACCAGAGTGTATTACGCGGCCCAGCGCCAGGATTACTACGGTTACTGGGACTGTTCAAAACAATTCGTGGCGGGTATGAATAAAGTTCTGCGGCTGAATCACCGGCAGGCGGTCCGCATAGAAGCGCCTTTCGCCGGGGCCGGGAAAAAACAGGTTTTGCGGACCGGCCTGGCGCTCGGCGTGGACTACGCGCATACCTGGAGTTGTTATCGCGGCCATAAAAAAGCCTGCGGCCAGTGTCCGTCCTGCGTGGAACGCATGGCCGCCTTCAAGGCGAACAAAGTCCGCGATCCGCTGGAATACAAATAA
- a CDS encoding radical SAM protein — MKKKLLVCETFISIQGETTWSGWPCFFIRLAGCNLRCRYCDTKYAWRGGRARPILELAAGFAAAKTPLAEITGGEPLLQENVYDLLKLLLRRRKGKILLETNGACDTARVPDGVITILDIKCPGSGFANTVHWKNIPRLKTNDEVKFVICSRKDYEWARRVTEKHRLAARCKAVNFSPAAGFLKPRTLASWIARDGLPVRFNLQLHRQIWPQAERAK, encoded by the coding sequence GTGAAAAAAAAACTGCTGGTCTGCGAAACATTCATCTCCATCCAGGGCGAGACAACCTGGAGCGGCTGGCCGTGTTTTTTCATCCGCCTCGCCGGCTGTAACCTGCGCTGCCGCTATTGCGACACAAAATATGCCTGGCGCGGCGGCCGGGCCCGCCCCATCCTCGAACTGGCGGCCGGTTTCGCGGCCGCCAAAACGCCCCTGGCGGAAATTACCGGCGGAGAACCCCTCCTGCAGGAAAACGTTTACGACCTCCTGAAACTGCTCCTCCGGCGCCGAAAAGGAAAAATCCTGCTGGAAACAAACGGCGCTTGCGACACGGCGCGCGTCCCCGACGGCGTCATAACCATTCTGGACATAAAATGCCCGGGCAGCGGTTTTGCCAACACGGTTCACTGGAAAAACATACCACGCTTGAAGACGAACGACGAGGTTAAGTTTGTCATCTGCAGCAGAAAGGATTACGAATGGGCCCGCCGGGTAACAGAAAAACACCGCCTGGCCGCGCGCTGCAAAGCGGTCAATTTCAGCCCGGCCGCCGGATTCCTGAAGCCGCGGACGCTGGCGTCCTGGATTGCCCGAGACGGCCTGCCGGTGCGTTTCAATCTTCAGCTGCACCGGCAAATCTGGCCGCAAGCTGAACGCGCGAAATGA
- the queD gene encoding 6-carboxytetrahydropterin synthase QueD, producing the protein MFEISIKASFCGAHRLAGYQGPCANLHGHNWEVEIFLRGKTTDRLGMLVDFKQVKTTLRAALEKLDHRNLSDLPMFKRRNPTAENIARFIFEALAPAFPAARCRLHRVRVSENHGTAAWYCKKN; encoded by the coding sequence GTGTTTGAAATCAGCATAAAGGCAAGTTTTTGCGGAGCGCACAGGCTGGCCGGCTACCAGGGCCCGTGCGCCAATCTGCACGGCCACAACTGGGAAGTTGAAATTTTCCTGCGGGGAAAAACGACCGACCGTCTGGGCATGCTGGTTGATTTCAAGCAGGTAAAAACGACGCTCCGGGCCGCGCTGGAAAAGCTTGACCACCGGAACCTGAGCGACCTGCCGATGTTTAAAAGAAGAAATCCGACCGCCGAAAATATCGCCCGCTTTATTTTTGAAGCGCTTGCCCCCGCGTTCCCGGCCGCCCGTTGCCGGCTGCACCGCGTGCGGGTCAGCGAAAACCACGGCACGGCCGCCTGGTATTGTAAAAAAAACTGA
- a CDS encoding lysophospholipid acyltransferase family protein, with amino-acid sequence MKYSLKHILEYVLVRLAAALLRRLPYRAALFLGWCAAGIGFYIVRYRVREAQGRIREVFGARFSKGEIRRIAWISWRNFIFTVVEAIRLPVSSRAWALKAVKINPLIVRMQEWVRSGRGGIIATAHMGAWELAALACLVHDIPLFSLAAAQKNKLVDEFYNRARAGTGFETVLRSASVLKTILRKIKTGRMLAILSDVRGKTDALPVKFLGKTANVAEGMGFIAHQADAPVFPVMISRIGWGEHHCRIYEPIFPDPHAEKRTDALRITQAVFDILTACVRNEPEQWFWFNKRWIFDPLAKTENKRQSPEA; translated from the coding sequence ATGAAATATAGTCTGAAACATATTCTGGAATATGTCCTCGTTCGGCTGGCGGCGGCGCTTCTCCGCCGTCTTCCTTACCGCGCCGCCCTGTTTCTGGGCTGGTGCGCCGCCGGAATCGGCTTTTACATTGTCCGTTACCGCGTGCGCGAAGCACAGGGACGCATCCGCGAGGTATTCGGAGCCCGTTTCTCAAAGGGCGAAATACGGCGGATTGCCTGGATTTCATGGCGCAACTTCATATTTACGGTTGTGGAGGCGATCCGCCTGCCGGTCTCCAGCCGGGCCTGGGCGCTCAAGGCAGTGAAGATCAATCCGCTGATTGTCCGGATGCAAGAATGGGTGCGCTCCGGCCGGGGTGGAATTATCGCCACCGCGCACATGGGTGCATGGGAACTGGCGGCACTGGCCTGTCTGGTCCATGACATTCCGCTTTTTTCGCTGGCCGCCGCGCAGAAAAACAAGCTCGTGGATGAATTCTACAACCGGGCCCGGGCCGGCACCGGGTTTGAAACCGTCCTGCGCTCGGCCTCCGTCCTGAAAACAATCCTGCGTAAGATAAAGACCGGCCGCATGCTCGCGATTTTATCGGATGTGCGCGGAAAAACCGACGCGTTGCCCGTCAAATTCCTGGGAAAAACCGCAAACGTGGCCGAAGGCATGGGGTTCATCGCCCATCAGGCCGACGCGCCGGTTTTCCCGGTTATGATCAGCCGCATCGGCTGGGGCGAACACCATTGCCGGATTTACGAGCCGATTTTTCCGGACCCTCATGCCGAAAAAAGGACCGACGCCCTCCGGATAACCCAAGCCGTTTTTGACATACTGACTGCATGCGTCCGGAACGAACCGGAACAATGGTTCTGGTTCAACAAACGCTGGATTTTTGACCCCCTTGCGAAAACTGAAAACAAACGCCAGTCTCCGGAAGCGTAA
- a CDS encoding DUF362 domain-containing protein encodes MKTRVALAKCSTYRPEEITAALEKLFVSLGGPQQFIPPGALVLIKPNLLTDRAPEKAVTTHPEIVRALIKTVRRCGGTPLVGDSPAGVMKMDSVLEKTGFRALCDEEKVKFVVFEKESCIAHDYQGVPLAIARTACDADLVINVPKLKTHAFTLFTNAAKNLFGLLPGFQKTMLHKTFPNPRQFGDCLAFLYGLVRPGLTVCDAVIGMEGDGPSAGTPLQLGFMAASTDGVALDTAFCKMLNINVKDVFYLDSLRRAGSGETDPENIDLIGDTRDLGRIPPIKLPASAKAARFIPRRLVRLAEPYLWVRPVFTENCTACGRCVRACPVGALALNQPDKTGRIDGTRPRLDRKKCIGCCCCHEVCPERAIKMMRSPLFALLSPQKSKK; translated from the coding sequence ATGAAAACCCGCGTTGCCCTTGCAAAATGCAGCACATACCGCCCGGAGGAAATCACGGCTGCCTTGGAAAAGCTTTTTGTCTCCCTCGGCGGACCGCAACAATTTATTCCGCCGGGAGCATTGGTGCTGATCAAACCGAACCTTTTGACCGACCGCGCTCCGGAAAAGGCGGTTACGACCCATCCGGAAATCGTGCGCGCCCTGATTAAAACGGTGCGCCGATGCGGCGGAACGCCTTTGGTCGGCGACAGCCCCGCGGGCGTGATGAAAATGGATTCCGTTCTGGAAAAAACGGGATTCCGCGCGTTGTGCGATGAAGAGAAAGTTAAATTCGTCGTCTTTGAAAAAGAGTCCTGTATTGCGCACGATTACCAAGGCGTGCCGCTGGCCATCGCCCGCACGGCCTGCGACGCCGATTTGGTCATCAATGTTCCCAAATTAAAGACCCATGCCTTCACGCTCTTTACCAACGCGGCAAAAAACCTTTTCGGGCTTTTACCTGGTTTTCAAAAAACGATGCTGCACAAAACCTTCCCGAACCCGCGCCAGTTCGGCGATTGCCTGGCTTTTCTCTATGGACTCGTCCGGCCGGGGTTGACCGTATGCGACGCCGTAATCGGCATGGAAGGCGACGGGCCTTCCGCCGGAACCCCCCTTCAACTGGGGTTCATGGCCGCCTCAACGGACGGGGTTGCGCTTGACACAGCGTTCTGCAAAATGCTCAATATAAATGTAAAGGACGTGTTTTATCTGGACAGCCTGCGGCGCGCCGGCAGCGGCGAAACAGACCCGGAAAATATTGACCTGATTGGCGACACCCGCGACTTGGGCCGGATACCCCCGATCAAACTGCCGGCGTCCGCAAAAGCGGCCAGATTCATTCCGCGGCGGCTGGTGCGGCTGGCGGAACCTTACCTCTGGGTCAGGCCTGTCTTCACTGAAAACTGTACGGCCTGCGGACGGTGCGTTCGGGCCTGCCCGGTCGGGGCGCTTGCTTTAAACCAGCCGGATAAAACCGGCCGGATTGACGGGACGCGGCCGCGGCTTGACCGGAAAAAATGCATCGGCTGTTGTTGCTGTCATGAAGTCTGCCCGGAGCGCGCGATAAAAATGATGCGGAGTCCGTTGTTTGCCTTGCTTTCGCCGCAAAAATCAAAAAAATGA